From a region of the Cenarchaeum symbiont of Oopsacas minuta genome:
- a CDS encoding Aminotransferase class-III: protein MAINDIEHLDAVIKYRKKTPRSARAFSKSQKYHVNGVHHNIRYFEPYPFATRSASGSKLTDVDLNKYTDYWMGHWSLILGHTKTSIVRAMSEQLQHGWMYGTVNEQTLDLSESICKTVKAAERIRYVTSGTEATMYAVRLARAITGKKIIVKIDGGWHGYTSELLKSVNWPFKTSESCGLVGSSNIVSIPYNDIEKTQSILRRIGKNLAGVIIEPLLGGGGCIPADPEYMHSVQEFVHKRGALFMLDEIVTGFRFRYGCIYPQMKLDPDIVTLGKIIGGGFPIGAICGKKEIMELSDTNLHSKTERVYIGGGTFSANPATMSAGNTTLKDLKKNKGRIYSKISSLGKEVGRKIAKAFDGKVIVTGKDSMFMPHFKGNLEIHEIKNASDAAKCDTSALSRYHFSLLARSDIFFLPGKLGAISNAHTRSDINALVAATERYAQDTKSMYL, encoded by the coding sequence TTGGCGATCAATGATATAGAACATCTAGATGCAGTTATTAAATACCGTAAAAAAACTCCTAGATCTGCTAGAGCTTTTTCAAAATCCCAAAAATATCACGTAAATGGTGTACATCATAATATACGGTATTTTGAACCATATCCTTTTGCAACTAGATCCGCATCTGGTAGCAAGCTGACTGACGTGGACTTGAACAAGTATACAGATTACTGGATGGGTCACTGGAGTCTAATTCTCGGACACACCAAAACATCTATTGTTCGTGCCATGTCAGAGCAGCTACAGCATGGATGGATGTATGGAACCGTAAATGAACAAACACTTGATCTCTCAGAATCAATATGCAAAACTGTAAAAGCTGCAGAACGTATTCGTTATGTCACCTCTGGTACTGAAGCTACCATGTATGCAGTAAGACTTGCGCGCGCCATCACAGGAAAAAAAATTATTGTAAAGATAGATGGAGGTTGGCACGGATATACCTCAGAGTTATTAAAATCAGTAAACTGGCCGTTTAAAACTTCTGAGAGTTGCGGTCTTGTTGGATCTTCAAACATTGTTTCTATCCCATACAATGACATAGAAAAAACGCAGAGTATTTTACGTCGCATCGGAAAAAATTTGGCGGGGGTTATAATAGAGCCGTTACTTGGTGGTGGTGGATGCATACCTGCAGATCCAGAATATATGCACAGTGTACAAGAATTTGTACATAAACGTGGCGCACTCTTTATGCTTGATGAAATTGTTACTGGATTCCGTTTTAGATATGGATGTATTTATCCACAAATGAAACTTGATCCAGACATTGTTACACTTGGAAAAATAATCGGTGGTGGATTCCCCATTGGTGCAATATGCGGTAAAAAAGAGATAATGGAGTTATCTGACACTAACCTACATTCAAAAACTGAGAGAGTGTATATAGGCGGCGGTACATTTTCAGCAAACCCTGCAACCATGTCAGCAGGAAACACTACGCTCAAAGATCTGAAAAAAAATAAAGGTAGAATTTATTCCAAAATTAGCTCACTAGGTAAAGAAGTTGGACGTAAAATTGCAAAAGCTTTTGATGGTAAAGTGATCGTTACTGGAAAAGATTCTATGTTTATGCCTCATTTTAAAGGGAATTTAGAGATTCATGAGATCAAAAATGCATCAGATGCTGCCAAGTGTGATACTAGTGCACTTTCTAGATACCATTTTTCACTTCTTGCTCGCTCAGATATCTTTTTTTTGCCTGGCAAGCTAGGTGCAATTTCTAATGCACATACAAGATCTGACATTAATGCCTTGGTTGCTGCAACTGAAAGATATGCTCAAGATACAAAATCAATGTACCTTTAG